One part of the Neisseria zalophi genome encodes these proteins:
- the imm40 gene encoding Imm40 family immunity protein — protein sequence MNNLLNIYVNYGISLYDKGESVIILPKNIALIAINYYLELGIIILGGDIYEKVDDKNFNHTYDNWYYEGNSSAESIIKARGYLQSFNNKNVYVSFVVRLCKP from the coding sequence AATTTATTAAATATATATGTAAATTATGGTATAAGTTTGTATGACAAAGGAGAAAGTGTAATTATTCTGCCAAAAAACATTGCACTTATCGCTATAAATTATTACCTTGAACTAGGAATAATAATATTAGGCGGAGATATATATGAAAAAGTAGATGATAAAAATTTTAATCATACTTATGACAACTGGTATTATGAGGGCAATTCATCTGCTGAAAGTATTATAAAAGCAAGGGGTTACTTGCAGTCATTTAATAATAAAAATGTATATGTCTCATTTGTTGTGAGGCTATGCAAGCCGTAG
- the pncB gene encoding nicotinate phosphoribosyltransferase: MKPHAPIIQSLLDTDLYKFTMLQVVLHKFPQAHGVYEFRCRNNDETVYPLAEIREDLERELDELCRLQLSQDELDYLRSFRFIKSDFVDYMELFQLKRRFVNVSTDEEGRLHIKIEGPMIQAMFFEIYILSIVNELYFRRLETPEVLAEGERRLQAKAERLKELAKIQDPNDPPFLISDFGTRRRYTLDWQEHVIKTLYAAAPEIVRGTSNVYLAKKLGLTPIGTMAHEFLQAFQALDVRLRDFQKAALEAWVSEYRGDLGIALTDVVGMDAFLRDFDLYFAKLFDGLRHDSGDPYVWGDKAYRHYQKLKIDSRTKMLTFSDSLDIEKSWALHLYFKNRFKTSFGIGTNLTNDLGHTTLNIVLKLVECNGQSVAKLSDSPGKTMTDNNTFLAYLRQVFEIPEPEDSKQ; this comes from the coding sequence ATGAAACCTCATGCTCCGATTATTCAATCACTGCTCGATACCGATTTATATAAATTCACCATGTTGCAGGTTGTCCTGCATAAATTTCCCCAAGCGCACGGCGTTTATGAATTCCGCTGTCGCAACAACGATGAAACCGTTTATCCGCTGGCCGAAATCCGTGAAGATTTGGAACGCGAACTTGATGAATTGTGCCGTTTGCAATTAAGCCAAGACGAATTGGATTATTTGCGAAGCTTCCGCTTTATCAAAAGCGATTTTGTCGACTATATGGAGCTTTTCCAGCTCAAGCGCCGTTTTGTTAACGTCAGCACCGATGAAGAAGGCCGACTACATATCAAAATCGAAGGGCCGATGATACAGGCGATGTTCTTCGAGATTTATATTCTTTCAATTGTGAACGAACTTTATTTCCGCCGTCTTGAAACGCCGGAAGTATTGGCTGAAGGCGAGCGTAGGCTTCAAGCGAAGGCCGAACGATTAAAAGAATTGGCAAAAATCCAAGATCCAAACGATCCGCCATTTCTGATTTCTGATTTCGGTACCCGCCGCCGCTATACCCTGGACTGGCAGGAACATGTTATCAAAACACTTTATGCGGCAGCCCCTGAAATCGTACGCGGCACCAGTAATGTTTATTTAGCCAAAAAACTCGGTCTCACCCCAATCGGCACCATGGCGCACGAGTTTTTACAAGCCTTTCAAGCCCTTGATGTTCGCCTGCGCGACTTCCAAAAAGCCGCGCTTGAAGCATGGGTAAGCGAATACCGTGGCGACTTGGGTATTGCACTTACCGATGTAGTTGGTATGGATGCGTTCCTGCGTGATTTCGACCTCTATTTTGCCAAACTGTTTGATGGTCTCCGTCACGACAGCGGTGATCCGTATGTTTGGGGTGATAAAGCCTACCGCCATTATCAAAAACTCAAAATTGACAGCCGCACCAAAATGCTGACTTTCTCAGACAGCCTTGATATTGAAAAATCATGGGCGTTACACCTCTATTTCAAAAACCGTTTTAAAACCAGTTTTGGTATCGGCACCAACCTTACCAATGATTTAGGGCATACCACACTCAATATCGTATTGAAATTGGTAGAATGTAACGGCCAATCTGTGGCTAAACTGTCTGACAGTCCCGGCAAAACTATGACGGATAACAATACCTTCCTTGCTTATTTACGGCAGGTATTTGAAATACCCGAACCAGAAGATAGTAAGCAATAA
- the fabG gene encoding 3-oxoacyl-ACP reductase FabG encodes MSSQDLTGKIALVTGASRGIGAAIADTLAAAGATVIGTATSESGATAIGERMAQWKGEGRVLNTAEENSIEALIADIEKTHGQLDILVNNAGITRDNLLMRMKEEEWDDIMQVNLKSVYRTSKAVLRGMMKRRYGRIISITSVVGAMGNAGQANYAAAKAGLIGFSKSIAREVGSRGITVNCVAPGFIDTDMTRALPEETRKAFEAETSLGKFGEAQDIADAVLFLASDQAKYITGQTLHVNGGMLMP; translated from the coding sequence ATGAGTTCACAAGATTTAACCGGAAAAATCGCGCTGGTTACCGGCGCTTCACGCGGTATTGGTGCTGCTATTGCCGACACACTGGCTGCTGCCGGTGCCACAGTTATCGGTACGGCTACGTCTGAAAGCGGTGCAACCGCCATTGGCGAGCGTATGGCACAATGGAAAGGCGAAGGCCGTGTTTTGAACACTGCCGAAGAAAACAGTATTGAAGCATTGATTGCCGATATTGAAAAAACACACGGTCAATTAGATATTTTAGTGAATAACGCCGGTATCACCCGGGATAATCTGCTGATGCGTATGAAAGAAGAAGAATGGGATGACATTATGCAGGTGAACCTGAAATCGGTTTATCGTACCAGTAAAGCCGTTTTACGCGGTATGATGAAACGGCGCTACGGTCGTATTATCAGCATTACTTCCGTGGTCGGCGCGATGGGCAATGCCGGTCAGGCCAACTATGCGGCAGCCAAAGCCGGCTTAATCGGTTTTTCCAAATCCATCGCACGTGAAGTCGGTAGCCGTGGGATTACCGTGAATTGCGTTGCCCCCGGCTTTATCGATACCGACATGACCCGCGCCCTACCTGAAGAAACCCGTAAGGCTTTTGAAGCAGAAACTTCATTGGGCAAATTCGGCGAAGCGCAAGATATTGCCGATGCCGTATTATTCTTAGCCAGTGATCAGGCAAAATACATTACCGGCCAAACCCTACACGTCAACGGTGGTATGTTGATGCCCTAA
- a CDS encoding monovalent cation:proton antiporter family protein produces the protein MEHFSLAPIVIVLSVAVISVIFCRKFNIPSMLGYLLSGFLAGPSVLHLIPKSEATDYLGEIGIVFLMFSIGLEFSLPKLKAMRRLVFGLGGMQVVITIIAIVGILMISSAQFNWAFAVAGALTMSSTAIVSRILSEKTELGQTHGQMTMGVLLMQDIAVVPLMILLPALAGGSSGNLWIELGLAVLKMVLTLGVLFVIGSRIMSPWFRLVAKRKSSELFMINVLLVTLGVAYLTELEGLSLALGAFVAGMLLSETEYRFQVEDDIRPFRDILLGFFFITVGMKLDIQALIDDWQSVLMLLGILILLKATVIFIIAHRMKHSAADSLKTALYLAQGGEFGFVMLAVSSKINMVSPQLEQAATAAILLSMIIAPFLLNSSDKLINKFVKSDWDMKAVDLQNMLIATMSKSDHVLIIGYGRGGQTIGRILTQENIPYYALDLDVERVQVARSAGEPVSFGDAKRREVLEAAGLNRAKMVVITLSNMHETQHVLDNIMSIHPTMPVHVRAVSDDYLQTFTQMGAEEAVSDTKETSLALASYAMLGAGLSYHHVHQTIMDIRRNRYDILKDLFVGSDDESAFYDEENNVSRYAFALSQEAHAIGKHIDELPLKHLNIKLLFVRRHTHRIQEFDKDFRLNDGDILVVAGNKEKIISFENWSLQGNA, from the coding sequence ATGGAACACTTCTCTCTAGCACCTATTGTTATTGTTTTATCTGTTGCGGTTATTTCCGTTATTTTTTGCCGGAAGTTCAATATTCCTTCCATGCTCGGTTATCTGCTTTCCGGTTTTCTTGCCGGCCCGAGTGTGTTGCACCTGATACCGAAAAGCGAAGCCACCGATTATCTGGGGGAAATCGGTATTGTGTTTTTGATGTTTAGTATCGGTTTGGAATTCTCCCTGCCCAAACTCAAAGCCATGCGGCGCTTGGTATTTGGTTTGGGTGGTATGCAGGTGGTCATTACCATTATTGCGATTGTCGGTATTTTGATGATTAGCAGCGCCCAATTTAACTGGGCGTTTGCCGTTGCCGGCGCCTTAACCATGTCGTCTACCGCCATTGTGAGCCGTATTCTTTCCGAAAAAACCGAATTGGGGCAAACCCACGGCCAAATGACAATGGGCGTGTTACTGATGCAGGATATTGCGGTTGTGCCGTTAATGATTTTGCTACCGGCACTTGCCGGCGGTAGTAGTGGCAACCTATGGATTGAATTGGGCTTGGCTGTTTTGAAAATGGTACTGACACTTGGTGTTCTATTTGTCATCGGCAGCCGTATTATGTCGCCATGGTTCCGGTTGGTGGCTAAACGCAAATCGTCCGAACTATTTATGATTAACGTTTTGCTGGTCACACTCGGTGTTGCTTATCTGACCGAACTAGAAGGCTTGTCACTTGCTTTGGGTGCGTTTGTGGCCGGCATGTTGCTCTCCGAAACCGAATACCGTTTTCAGGTAGAAGACGATATCCGCCCTTTCCGCGATATCCTGCTTGGTTTTTTCTTTATTACCGTCGGCATGAAATTGGATATTCAGGCATTAATCGACGACTGGCAATCGGTATTGATGCTGTTGGGCATTCTGATTTTATTAAAAGCCACAGTGATTTTTATTATTGCCCACCGCATGAAACACAGTGCGGCCGACAGTTTGAAAACCGCGCTTTATTTGGCTCAGGGCGGTGAGTTTGGCTTTGTAATGTTGGCCGTTTCCAGCAAAATCAATATGGTTTCGCCCCAACTCGAACAGGCTGCGACTGCTGCAATTTTACTTTCTATGATTATCGCCCCGTTCCTACTCAATAGCAGCGATAAATTGATTAACAAATTTGTGAAGTCAGATTGGGATATGAAGGCCGTCGATCTACAAAACATGCTCATTGCTACCATGAGCAAATCCGACCATGTGCTGATTATCGGCTACGGTCGCGGCGGACAAACCATCGGCAGGATTCTGACTCAAGAAAATATTCCCTATTATGCTTTGGACTTAGATGTCGAACGCGTTCAAGTAGCCCGCAGTGCCGGTGAACCGGTATCATTTGGTGATGCCAAGCGGCGTGAAGTTTTAGAAGCCGCCGGCTTAAACCGTGCCAAAATGGTGGTGATTACCCTTAGCAATATGCACGAAACCCAACACGTGTTGGATAATATTATGAGCATCCACCCCACTATGCCCGTACATGTGCGTGCCGTTAGCGACGATTACCTGCAAACCTTTACCCAAATGGGTGCCGAAGAAGCAGTATCCGATACCAAAGAAACCAGCCTCGCTTTAGCTTCTTATGCCATGTTGGGAGCAGGATTGTCGTATCACCACGTTCATCAAACCATTATGGATATCCGCCGCAACCGCTACGATATTTTAAAAGACTTGTTTGTCGGTAGTGACGACGAATCCGCATTTTATGATGAAGAAAACAATGTCAGCCGTTATGCATTTGCATTGTCACAAGAAGCACATGCTATTGGTAAACACATAGACGAACTGCCACTCAAGCATTTAAATATCAAGCTGCTGTTTGTCCGCCGCCATACCCATCGTATTCAAGAATTTGATAAAGACTTCCGACTGAATGACGGCGACATTCTGGTTGTTGCCGGAAACAAGGAAAAAATAATATCCTTTGAAAACTGGTCTCTACAAGGAAACGCTTAA
- a CDS encoding phosphoglycolate phosphatase has product MKTIEHVQAVAFDLDGTLCDSVPDLAAAANAAREHLGLSALPIETVKSYVGDGVAKLIHRVLTETYEEEAEPAQWEQGFTFFIRYYHDHLSVYTRPYPETEAGLKLLKSLGIPLIVITNKNEVLAVELLKQLGLADYFSLILGGDSLSEKKPSPLPITHAAEVLNIQPADMIMVGDSKNDILAAKAAGCLSVGVTFGYGDMTMLSQNEATKPDWLIGSIPEIYENLQPQKEVENR; this is encoded by the coding sequence ATGAAAACCATCGAACATGTTCAGGCCGTTGCCTTTGATTTGGACGGCACGCTTTGCGATTCCGTGCCCGATTTAGCTGCCGCAGCCAATGCCGCACGCGAACACTTAGGCTTGTCGGCACTTCCTATCGAAACCGTCAAAAGCTATGTGGGCGACGGCGTTGCTAAGCTGATACATCGAGTGCTAACCGAAACCTACGAAGAAGAAGCCGAGCCCGCTCAGTGGGAACAGGGATTCACATTTTTTATCCGCTATTATCATGATCACTTAAGCGTTTATACCCGCCCCTATCCCGAAACCGAAGCCGGATTAAAACTGCTTAAATCTTTAGGTATTCCCTTAATTGTGATTACCAATAAAAATGAAGTTCTGGCAGTCGAGCTATTAAAACAACTCGGTTTGGCCGACTATTTCAGCCTGATACTCGGCGGCGACAGTTTATCCGAGAAAAAACCGTCCCCCCTGCCTATTACGCATGCCGCAGAAGTATTGAATATCCAACCGGCCGATATGATCATGGTCGGCGACTCTAAAAACGATATTCTGGCGGCCAAAGCAGCCGGCTGTTTGAGCGTCGGCGTTACGTTCGGTTATGGCGATATGACTATGTTGTCACAAAACGAAGCCACCAAGCCGGATTGGTTAATCGGCTCTATTCCGGAAATTTATGAAAACCTGCAACCGCAGAAAGAAGTAGAAAACCGATAA